Within Terriglobia bacterium, the genomic segment ACTCCTTTCCGGTGCCGCTTTCTCCGCGGATCAGAACCGTGGAGTCCGACGTCGTGACGCGGTTCACGAACTGATAGACATCACGCATCCGTGCGCTCTCGCCGATCATGTCATGCTGAATGTTGATCTCTTCGATCAGTCTGCGGTTCTCATCTTCAAGCCGTTCGACGTACCGCGCGTGCTCCAGCGCGACGGCAGCAATGGATGCGATTGCGGTGAGCATGTGTAAATGATGTTCGTCGATCGCCACGCCTGGATGCGTCGTGTCGGCGTAGATCACTCCCAACTTCGATCCGAACACGATCACCGGCACGCAGAGCAACGACCGGATCTGGGAAGCCACCAGGCTTTCCGCCGGCTGGATCTGCTGATCCGTCAGAATGTCGTTGGCGATGAGCGCGATTCCTTCGCGGAACACGCGCCGGACCACCGTCCGGCTGACCCGGAAAGGTTCAGCGATATCGGATTCCCGCTCCCGGTAGGTTCCGGAAACGAATTGGTCCGAATTGTCCAGCGCGAGCAGGAACGCCCCCCGCTCCACCGGTATCACCTCGAAAATCATCTCGAGAACCCGGGCCTGCAATTCGCCGGCTTTCCGGATCGCGTTAATTGCCGTGCTGATCCGAAGAACAGCGGCAAGATCCCGCGCAAACCTGGAGTCGGGAGGCAAGGGGTCCGCGACGTGATCCGGCTGCAGAAACATCGAATCTTCCGGACCGGCCGTCATCATGATCGAGGTTTTGAAAACCTCGTCGATAGAATCGATGAAGGGAACGCCGGGAATGGCGCCGGTCTCGTACTCCAGGAAGATGAATTGCGAGCTGCCGACCCTGATGCGATCGCCGTTCTCGAGAACTCTCTCGCCGGCCGGTACGCCATTCAAGAACGTTCCATTGAGGCTTTCGAGATCGGCGATATGGATCTTCCCCTCTATGTTGCGCAGGACGCAATGTTTCCGCGAGACCAGGGGATCGTTGATGGCAATGCGATTCGACGGCTCTCTCCCGATGATCGTTTCGGCGTCGACCAGCGGGATGATCGTTCCCTTCAACGGGCCAATAATCGCAATGAGCCGCGGTTCCATGAGGGGTTTAATGCTAGCCGATTTCCTTTCTCAGCGAAAATGTTCCCAGAACGGCTCGGTACCCGCAGCGACAATCACGACGCGAGAGTAACTCCGCACACCCTGCCCGACGTTGTTTGCTTTAAGAAACCAGTCGAGCAGAGACCGCTGGAAATCGTTGATCCAGGCAATCTCTTCCCCGCGCGCCCGCTCGACGATTCTCTGAATGTCGTTCCGCGGACCGGGATCGAGCAGTTTGTCGAGTTCCCTGGTCCGCAAATACAACCATAGATTGAGCCATCCGCTGTACTCAAATGCCGGATCATTCGACATCATGGTGGCAAATACGGCGATCACATTCGCGTCACCTTCGTCGGGGTAGCCTCGAACGTGCGCCAGTTCGTGAGAAATGACGAAGGGCTTCTCGACATCCAGCAGCGTATTGCTGATGACGGGTTCGTGGGCAAGCGGGTTGAAGACGCCGTCGATTCCCGCAGCGTGCATCCAGGGATCGGCCAGGCGCGAAATTTTGATCCGATGGGCCGCTTCCCAGTCTGAACCGTCGATCACATCGACGACCCGCCGCACCCGGGCGGCCGCTTCGGAGCGGACGCGGCCTTCATCGTAGGATTCTTTCTCTTTCTCCGGGTATAGGCGGTTCAGTTCGGCTGCCGCATGCCGGGCAAACTGATCGATGGCCGGCGGAGTGGTCCTCGCCGA encodes:
- a CDS encoding DUF3810 family protein, producing the protein MVKRKTGILHNFTVWRGGRLVWVFPLLAILTFIFSWVGAYPSGLVERWYARGVFPHLSHFAGRFADAVSFAWLDPTIVIALVLLVGLVWKRRWTWLVNIVAVAYLAFFWSWGLNYHRPQLASKLQVDSARTTPPAIDQFARHAAAELNRLYPEKEKESYDEGRVRSEAAARVRRVVDVIDGSDWEAAHRIKISRLADPWMHAAGIDGVFNPLAHEPVISNTLLDVEKPFVISHELAHVRGYPDEGDANVIAVFATMMSNDPAFEYSGWLNLWLYLRTRELDKLLDPGPRNDIQRIVERARGEEIAWINDFQRSLLDWFLKANNVGQGVRSYSRVVIVAAGTEPFWEHFR
- a CDS encoding sigma 54-interacting transcriptional regulator; translation: MEPRLIAIIGPLKGTIIPLVDAETIIGREPSNRIAINDPLVSRKHCVLRNIEGKIHIADLESLNGTFLNGVPAGERVLENGDRIRVGSSQFIFLEYETGAIPGVPFIDSIDEVFKTSIMMTAGPEDSMFLQPDHVADPLPPDSRFARDLAAVLRISTAINAIRKAGELQARVLEMIFEVIPVERGAFLLALDNSDQFVSGTYRERESDIAEPFRVSRTVVRRVFREGIALIANDILTDQQIQPAESLVASQIRSLLCVPVIVFGSKLGVIYADTTHPGVAIDEHHLHMLTAIASIAAVALEHARYVERLEDENRRLIEEINIQHDMIGESARMRDVYQFVNRVTTSDSTVLIRGESGTGKELVARAIHRNSKRSGRAIVAINCAALTESLLESELFGHERGAFTGAVQQKKGKIEIADGGTLFLDEVGELAPQLQAKLLRVLQEREFERVGGTRPIKVDIRLIAATNRELEDAIKAGQFRADLYYRLNVVSLILPPLRERREDIPLLASYFVQKYSSDANRTIAGISREAQALLNKYDWPGNVRELANALERAVVLGSSDYIRPEDLPEALVETAPPSEAVKAGIQHYHEAVNGVKRQLILSALEQAGGSFTEAAKLLDLHPNYLHRLVRNMDLRKNLRP